The proteins below are encoded in one region of Oharaeibacter diazotrophicus:
- a CDS encoding ABC transporter permease: MAAVAPAIAAPVQKGWLSPLNRRRFANFRANRRGWWSFWIFMTLFVVSLGSELIANDRPIVASYKGEILFPILKDYPEEKFGGFLATTDFRDPFIQEEVLKNGWMVWPPIRYSYGTVNNEIPTPAPSPPALGLDRATLCSAYPAGVDDRNCVAGNFNWLGTDDQGRDLIARLLYGFRISVLFGLLLAGISSVVGVAAGAVQGYFGGWLDLTMQRFIEIWSSMPTLYLIIILSSVLAPSFLILLGILLAFSWVALVGVVRAEFLRARNFEYVTAARALGVPNRTIMIRHLLPNAMVATLTFLPFILSSSITTLTSLDFLGFGLPPGSPSLGELLAQGKANLQAPWLGLTGFFVIATMLSLLVFVGEAVRDAFDPRKTFR, encoded by the coding sequence TTGGCCGCCGTCGCTCCCGCCATCGCCGCCCCGGTCCAGAAGGGCTGGCTGTCGCCGCTCAACCGGCGCCGCTTCGCCAACTTCCGCGCCAACCGGCGCGGCTGGTGGTCGTTCTGGATCTTCATGACGCTGTTCGTGGTCTCGCTCGGCTCCGAGCTGATCGCCAACGACCGGCCGATCGTGGCGTCCTACAAGGGCGAGATCCTGTTCCCGATCCTGAAGGACTATCCGGAGGAAAAGTTCGGCGGCTTCCTCGCAACCACCGACTTCCGCGACCCCTTCATTCAGGAGGAGGTGCTGAAAAACGGCTGGATGGTGTGGCCGCCGATCCGCTATTCCTACGGCACTGTCAACAACGAGATCCCGACGCCCGCACCCTCGCCGCCCGCCCTCGGGCTCGACCGCGCGACGCTGTGCTCGGCCTATCCGGCCGGGGTCGACGACCGCAACTGCGTCGCCGGCAACTTCAACTGGCTCGGCACCGACGACCAGGGCCGCGACCTGATCGCGCGGCTGCTCTACGGCTTCCGGATCTCGGTGCTGTTCGGCCTGCTGCTGGCCGGCATCTCGTCGGTGGTCGGCGTCGCCGCCGGCGCGGTGCAAGGCTATTTCGGCGGCTGGCTCGATCTGACGATGCAGCGCTTCATCGAGATCTGGTCGTCGATGCCGACGCTCTACCTGATCATCATCCTGTCGTCGGTGCTGGCGCCGTCCTTCCTGATCCTGCTCGGCATCCTGCTCGCCTTCTCCTGGGTGGCGCTGGTCGGCGTCGTGCGCGCCGAGTTCCTGCGGGCGCGCAACTTCGAATACGTCACCGCCGCGCGCGCCCTCGGGGTGCCGAACCGCACCATCATGATCCGCCACCTCCTGCCCAACGCCATGGTGGCGACGCTGACCTTCCTGCCGTTCATCCTGAGCTCGTCGATCACGACGCTGACCTCGCTCGACTTCCTCGGCTTCGGGCTGCCGCCGGGGTCGCCCTCGCTCGGCGAACTGCTCGCCCAGGGCAAAGCCAACCTGCAGGCGCCCTGGCTCGGCCTGACCGGCTTCTTCGTGATCGCGACCATGCTAAGCTTGCTGGTCTTCGTCGGCGAGGCGGTGCGCGACGCCTTCGACCCGCGCAAGACGTTCCGGTGA
- a CDS encoding ABC transporter ATP-binding protein, giving the protein MTTPLLSVQDLSVAFRQDGRETLAVDRVSFEIAAGETLAIVGESGSGKSVSALSVVKLLPYPAAHHPSGRVLFKGRDLLAADDAALRKVRGNEITMVFQEPMTSLNPLHTIERQIGEILKLHKGLGDTAARARTIELLTEVGIVDPESRLGAYPHQLSGGQRQRVMIAMALANEPDLLIADEPTTALDVTVQAQILKLLKDLQARHGMAILFITHDLGIVERFADRVCVMTGGRVVEAGPTRDVFAAPKHDYTRHLLAAAPRGEPPAADATAPVVMAADDLKVWFPIRRGLMRRTVGHVKAVDGISVAVRAGQTLGIVGESGSGKTTLGLALLRLIGSRGRIAFLGRPIDGLKSAEMRPLRRDIQVVFQDPFGSLSPRMSVADIVGEGLEIHARDVTAAERERRVVAALEEVGLDPAVRFRYPHEFSGGQRQRIAIARAMVLSPKFVMLDEPTSALDMSVQAQVVDLLRALQEKHGLAYLFISHDLKVVKALANDLVVMRAGKVVEAGPAAEVFAAPREAYTRALLAAAFRLEADGRGVATG; this is encoded by the coding sequence ATGACCACGCCCCTCCTCTCCGTGCAGGATCTCTCCGTCGCCTTCCGCCAGGACGGGCGGGAGACGCTCGCCGTCGATCGCGTGTCCTTCGAGATCGCCGCCGGCGAGACGCTGGCGATCGTCGGCGAGTCCGGGTCGGGCAAGTCGGTGTCGGCGCTGTCGGTGGTGAAGCTGCTGCCCTATCCCGCCGCGCACCACCCGTCCGGTCGCGTGCTGTTCAAGGGCCGCGACCTCCTCGCCGCCGACGACGCGGCGCTGCGCAAGGTGCGCGGCAACGAGATCACCATGGTGTTCCAGGAACCCATGACCTCGCTCAACCCGTTGCACACGATCGAGCGCCAGATCGGCGAGATCCTGAAGCTGCACAAGGGCCTCGGCGACACGGCGGCGCGGGCGCGCACGATCGAGCTCCTGACCGAGGTCGGCATTGTCGATCCCGAGAGCCGGCTCGGCGCCTATCCGCACCAGCTCTCCGGCGGCCAGCGCCAGCGCGTGATGATCGCGATGGCGCTCGCCAACGAACCGGACCTCCTGATCGCCGACGAGCCGACCACGGCCCTCGACGTCACCGTGCAGGCGCAGATCCTCAAGCTGCTTAAGGACCTGCAGGCCCGCCACGGCATGGCGATCCTGTTCATCACCCACGACCTCGGCATCGTCGAGCGCTTCGCCGACCGGGTCTGCGTGATGACGGGGGGACGCGTCGTCGAGGCCGGCCCGACCCGGGACGTCTTCGCCGCGCCGAAGCACGACTACACCCGCCACCTGCTCGCCGCCGCCCCGCGCGGCGAGCCGCCGGCGGCCGACGCGACGGCGCCCGTCGTCATGGCGGCCGACGATCTCAAGGTGTGGTTCCCGATCCGGCGCGGGCTGATGCGGCGGACCGTCGGACACGTCAAGGCGGTCGACGGCATCTCGGTGGCGGTGCGCGCCGGCCAGACGCTCGGCATCGTCGGCGAATCCGGCTCGGGCAAGACCACGCTCGGCCTCGCGCTCTTGCGCCTGATCGGCAGCCGCGGCCGGATCGCCTTCCTCGGCAGGCCGATCGACGGGCTGAAGTCGGCGGAGATGCGCCCGCTCCGCCGCGACATCCAGGTGGTGTTCCAGGATCCGTTCGGCTCGCTCAGCCCGCGCATGTCGGTCGCCGACATCGTCGGCGAGGGGCTCGAGATCCACGCCCGTGACGTGACGGCGGCCGAGCGCGAGCGGCGGGTCGTCGCCGCCCTCGAGGAGGTCGGCCTCGACCCGGCCGTCCGCTTCCGCTACCCGCACGAATTCTCCGGCGGCCAGCGCCAGCGCATCGCCATCGCCCGGGCGATGGTGCTTAGCCCGAAGTTCGTGATGCTGGACGAGCCGACCTCGGCGCTCGACATGAGTGTGCAGGCCCAGGTGGTCGACCTCCTGCGCGCCCTGCAGGAGAAGCACGGCCTCGCCTATCTCTTCATCTCGCACGACCTCAAGGTGGTGAAGGCGCTCGCCAACGATCTCGTCGTCATGCGCGCCGGCAAGGTGGTCGAGGCCGGCCCGGCCGCCGAGGTGTTCGCGGCGCCGCGCGAGGCCTACACCCGCGCCCTGCTCGCCGCCGCCTTCCGCCTCGAGGCCGACGGCCGCGGCGTTGCGACCGGCTGA
- a CDS encoding type II toxin-antitoxin system VapC family toxin, whose protein sequence is MPDRIVHLDTNVFIAAFETADGPGYAARRLLTAAENARLRIVTSELTLSEVLVGPLRRGDDALAALYRSILVSREGFAVAPIDRAVLEAAAQLRAGHGTLRLPDAIHRATADLSTCTAVATADLRLPLAAGQRRIDLDDAAVTAFLDPPP, encoded by the coding sequence GTGCCCGACCGGATCGTCCATCTCGACACCAACGTCTTCATCGCGGCTTTCGAGACCGCGGACGGTCCCGGCTACGCCGCGCGCCGCCTGCTCACCGCGGCGGAGAACGCCCGCCTGCGCATCGTCACCAGCGAACTCACACTGTCGGAAGTCCTGGTCGGACCGCTGCGGCGCGGCGACGACGCGCTGGCGGCGCTCTACCGGAGCATCCTGGTGTCCCGCGAGGGCTTCGCCGTCGCACCGATCGACCGGGCCGTCCTCGAAGCCGCGGCGCAGCTGCGGGCCGGGCACGGCACCCTGCGGCTACCCGACGCGATCCACCGCGCCACCGCCGACCTCTCCACCTGTACCGCCGTCGCCACGGCCGATCTGCGCCTGCCGCTCGCCGCGGGGCAACGGCGCATCGACCTCGACGACGCTGCCGTTACGGCCTTCCTGGATCCGCCGCCATGA
- a CDS encoding extracellular solute-binding protein: MRRRTIDLSAGAVSRRSVLAGLGVAGLAAAASLPPFGRALAAAGRRHGLSIFGDLKYPADFTRFAYANPDAPKGGRLPFTVPNWYFNQDPQGFDTLNGFVIKGSAAPRVELCFDALMVRALDEPDAVYGLLAEAVEVSEDGTTYTFHLRPDARFHDGSALTAEDVAFSYNLLKAKGHPNLADGLREMANAEAIDAGIVELSFTGRQSLSAPLEATGFPVFSKAWWDGRDFGAATLEPILGSGPYKVGRFDQHAFVEYERVPDWWAKDLPVSRGQYNFDVVRVEFYKERQAAFEAFKKGETLLREEFVSKTWATEYDFPAIRDGRVKREEIAAEANPSMQGWFFNLRRGKFADPRTREAIGLAFDFEWTNKNLFFGAYARQTSFFQKSDFAADGPPSPAEAVLLESFRADLPAGVFGPAVSPPVADGSGRDRTLLRRAAELLAAAGWTRDGEVLRDRAGAALTLEFLIESTVYERVLTPYVRNLRSIGVDASVRLVDSSQYQRRTQDFDFDVIGRAFSMSPTPIESLDGFFHSRLANQPGSYNVSGIAVPAIDALIARAGQVKHRGELVDVVRAIDRVLRALHVWVPNWYSSTHRVAVWDVFGRPAEKPAYGFPVESTWWIDADKAAALGKGG, encoded by the coding sequence ATGAGGCGGCGCACGATCGACCTCTCGGCCGGCGCGGTGTCGCGCCGGAGCGTCCTCGCCGGTCTCGGCGTCGCCGGGCTCGCCGCGGCGGCGTCGCTGCCGCCGTTCGGTCGGGCCCTCGCCGCCGCCGGACGCCGTCATGGCCTGTCGATCTTCGGCGACCTGAAGTACCCGGCCGACTTCACCCGGTTCGCCTACGCGAACCCGGACGCGCCCAAGGGCGGTCGGCTGCCCTTCACCGTGCCGAACTGGTACTTCAACCAGGACCCGCAGGGCTTCGACACGCTGAACGGCTTCGTGATCAAGGGCTCGGCGGCGCCCCGCGTCGAGCTCTGCTTCGACGCCCTGATGGTGCGCGCGCTCGACGAGCCCGACGCGGTCTACGGCCTCCTCGCCGAGGCGGTCGAGGTGTCGGAGGACGGCACCACCTACACCTTCCATCTCAGGCCCGACGCCCGCTTCCACGACGGCAGCGCCCTCACCGCCGAGGACGTCGCCTTCAGCTACAACCTCCTGAAGGCGAAGGGCCATCCCAATCTCGCCGACGGCCTGCGCGAGATGGCGAACGCCGAGGCGATCGACGCCGGGATCGTCGAACTGTCGTTCACCGGCCGGCAGAGCCTGTCGGCACCTTTGGAGGCGACCGGCTTCCCCGTGTTCTCCAAGGCCTGGTGGGACGGGCGCGACTTCGGCGCGGCGACGCTGGAGCCGATCCTCGGCTCCGGCCCCTACAAGGTCGGCCGGTTCGACCAGCACGCCTTCGTCGAATACGAACGCGTGCCGGACTGGTGGGCGAAGGACCTGCCGGTCTCCCGCGGCCAGTATAATTTCGACGTCGTCCGCGTCGAGTTCTACAAGGAGCGCCAAGCCGCCTTCGAAGCGTTCAAGAAGGGCGAGACGCTGCTGCGCGAGGAGTTCGTCTCCAAGACCTGGGCCACCGAATACGACTTCCCGGCGATCCGCGACGGCCGCGTGAAGCGCGAGGAGATCGCCGCCGAGGCCAACCCGTCGATGCAGGGCTGGTTCTTCAACCTGCGCCGCGGCAAGTTCGCCGACCCGCGCACCCGCGAGGCGATCGGCCTCGCCTTCGACTTCGAGTGGACCAACAAGAACCTGTTCTTCGGCGCCTACGCGCGGCAGACCTCGTTCTTCCAGAAGTCCGACTTCGCCGCCGACGGTCCGCCCTCGCCCGCCGAGGCCGTGCTGCTGGAGTCGTTCCGCGCCGACCTGCCGGCGGGCGTGTTCGGGCCGGCCGTGTCGCCGCCGGTCGCCGACGGTTCCGGACGCGACCGGACGCTGCTCCGCCGGGCCGCCGAGCTGCTCGCGGCCGCCGGATGGACGCGCGACGGCGAGGTGCTGCGCGATCGTGCCGGCGCGGCGCTGACGCTCGAGTTCCTGATCGAGTCCACCGTGTACGAACGGGTGCTGACGCCGTACGTGCGCAACCTGCGCTCGATCGGCGTCGACGCCTCGGTGCGGCTGGTCGACAGCTCGCAGTACCAGCGCCGCACCCAGGACTTCGACTTCGACGTGATCGGCCGTGCCTTCTCGATGTCGCCGACGCCGATCGAGAGCCTGGACGGCTTCTTCCACTCCCGCCTCGCAAACCAGCCGGGATCCTACAACGTCTCCGGCATCGCGGTCCCGGCGATCGACGCGCTGATCGCCCGCGCCGGGCAGGTGAAGCACCGCGGCGAGCTGGTCGACGTCGTCCGCGCGATCGACCGCGTGCTGCGCGCCCTTCATGTCTGGGTGCCGAACTGGTACTCCTCCACGCACCGCGTCGCGGTCTGGGACGTGTTCGGCCGGCCGGCCGAGAAGCCCGCCTACGGCTTCCCGGTCGAGAGCACGTGGTGGATCGACGCGGACAAGGCCGCCGCGCTCGGCAAGGGCGGCTGA
- the trpB gene encoding tryptophan synthase subunit beta gives MTDSPKPNSFRTGPDERGHFGIFGGRYVAETLMPLVLELDAAYEAAKKDPAFQAELDGLNATYTGRPSPLYFAERLTAHLGGAKIYFKRDELNHTGSHKINNCLGQILLARRMGKTRIIAETGAGQHGVASATVCARFGYPCEVYMGATDVQRQAPNVFRMKLLGAEVHPVTAGHGTLKDAMNEALRDWVTNVETTYYLIGTAAGPHPYPTLVRDFQSVIGKEARSQILEVEGRLPDLIVAAVGGGSNAIGLFHPFLDDASVQIVGVEAGGHGLDVYNGHAASLTGGRPGVLHGNRTYLLQDADGQILEGHSISAGLDYPGIGPEHSWLKDQGRVEYVPITDAETMEAFQLLTRLEGIIPALEPAHALAEVIKRAPTMDKDQIVVMNLCGRGDKDVFTVGKLLGFDL, from the coding sequence ATGACGGACAGCCCGAAGCCGAACTCCTTCCGCACCGGCCCCGACGAGCGCGGCCATTTCGGCATCTTCGGCGGCCGCTACGTCGCCGAGACGCTGATGCCGCTGGTGCTGGAGCTCGACGCCGCCTACGAGGCCGCCAAGAAGGATCCCGCCTTCCAGGCCGAGCTCGACGGGCTCAACGCCACCTATACCGGCCGACCCTCGCCGCTCTATTTCGCCGAGCGGCTGACAGCCCATCTCGGCGGCGCGAAGATCTACTTCAAGCGCGACGAGCTGAACCACACCGGCAGCCACAAGATCAACAACTGCCTCGGCCAGATCCTGCTCGCCCGCCGCATGGGCAAGACGCGCATCATCGCCGAGACCGGCGCGGGCCAGCACGGGGTCGCCTCGGCCACGGTGTGCGCGCGCTTCGGCTACCCCTGCGAAGTCTACATGGGGGCGACCGACGTGCAGCGTCAGGCGCCCAACGTGTTCCGCATGAAGCTGCTCGGCGCCGAGGTGCACCCGGTGACCGCCGGCCACGGCACCCTCAAGGACGCCATGAACGAGGCGCTCCGCGACTGGGTCACCAACGTCGAGACCACCTATTACCTGATCGGCACCGCCGCCGGTCCGCATCCCTACCCGACGCTGGTGCGCGACTTCCAGTCGGTGATCGGCAAGGAGGCGCGGTCGCAGATCCTCGAGGTCGAGGGCCGGCTGCCGGACCTGATCGTCGCCGCCGTCGGCGGCGGCTCCAACGCCATCGGCCTGTTCCACCCCTTCCTCGACGACGCCTCGGTGCAGATCGTCGGCGTCGAGGCGGGCGGGCACGGGCTCGACGTCTACAACGGCCACGCCGCCTCGCTCACCGGCGGCCGCCCGGGCGTGCTGCACGGCAACCGCACCTATCTGCTGCAGGACGCCGACGGCCAGATCCTCGAGGGCCACTCGATCTCGGCCGGTCTCGATTACCCGGGCATCGGTCCGGAGCATTCCTGGCTCAAGGACCAGGGCCGCGTCGAGTACGTGCCGATCACCGACGCCGAGACCATGGAGGCGTTCCAGCTCCTGACCCGGCTCGAGGGCATCATTCCGGCGCTCGAGCCGGCGCACGCCCTCGCCGAGGTGATCAAGCGGGCGCCGACCATGGACAAGGACCAGATCGTCGTCATGAACCTCTGCGGCCGCGGCGACAAGGACGTCTTCACCGTCGGCAAGCTGCTCGGCTTCGACCTGTGA
- a CDS encoding microcin C ABC transporter permease YejB, translated as MGAYILRRLLLMIPTLIGIMAVNFAVIQFAPGGPVEQVIAKLQGTDVSATERFSGGGNDFGSQQAGADSAGGDAGLSSKYRGAQGLDPEFIAQLEKEFGFDKPPLERFLTMLWNYARFDFGNSYFRDIPVVDLVLEKMPVSISLGLWMTLISYLVSIPLGIGKAVRDGSRFDVWTSAVIVVGYAIPSFLFAILLIVLFAGGNFFDWFPLRGLWSERYGGTPFWSWITDPVALADYFWHLALPLTAMAVSAFATTTLLVKNSFLDEIRKQYVLTARMKGLTERAILYRHVFRNAMLIVIAGFPGAFIGVFITGSLLIETIFSLDGLGLLGYRSAIDRDYAVVFATLYIFSLIGLVVTLISDLTYTLIDPRIDFDSREV; from the coding sequence ATGGGCGCCTACATCCTACGCCGCCTCCTCTTGATGATCCCGACGCTGATCGGGATCATGGCCGTAAACTTCGCCGTCATCCAGTTCGCGCCGGGCGGTCCGGTCGAGCAGGTGATCGCCAAGCTGCAGGGCACCGACGTCTCGGCCACCGAGCGCTTCTCCGGCGGCGGCAACGACTTCGGCAGCCAGCAGGCCGGTGCCGACAGCGCCGGCGGCGACGCCGGGCTGTCCTCGAAGTACCGCGGCGCCCAAGGGCTCGACCCGGAGTTCATCGCGCAGCTCGAGAAGGAATTCGGCTTCGACAAGCCGCCGCTCGAGCGCTTCCTGACCATGCTGTGGAATTACGCCCGCTTCGACTTCGGCAACAGCTACTTCCGCGACATCCCCGTGGTCGACCTCGTGCTCGAGAAGATGCCCGTCTCGATCTCGCTCGGGCTGTGGATGACGCTGATCTCCTACCTCGTCTCGATCCCGCTCGGGATCGGCAAGGCGGTCCGCGACGGCTCTCGCTTCGACGTCTGGACCTCGGCGGTGATCGTGGTCGGCTACGCCATCCCGAGCTTCCTGTTCGCGATCCTCCTGATCGTGCTGTTCGCCGGCGGCAACTTCTTCGACTGGTTCCCGCTGCGCGGGCTGTGGTCGGAGCGCTACGGCGGAACGCCGTTCTGGAGCTGGATCACCGACCCGGTCGCGCTCGCCGACTACTTCTGGCACCTCGCGCTGCCACTGACCGCCATGGCGGTGTCGGCCTTCGCGACCACGACGCTGCTGGTCAAGAACTCCTTCCTCGACGAGATCCGCAAGCAATACGTGCTGACGGCGCGGATGAAGGGCCTGACCGAGCGGGCGATCCTCTACCGCCACGTCTTCCGCAACGCGATGCTGATCGTGATCGCCGGCTTTCCGGGCGCCTTCATCGGCGTCTTCATCACCGGCTCGCTGTTGATCGAGACGATCTTCTCGCTCGACGGTCTCGGCCTGCTCGGCTACCGCAGCGCGATCGACCGCGACTATGCGGTGGTGTTCGCCACGCTCTACATCTTCTCGCTCATCGGCCTCGTGGTGACGCTGATCTCCGACCTGACCTACACCCTGATCGATCCCCGGATCGACTTCGACAGCCGCGAGGTCTGA
- the trpA gene encoding tryptophan synthase subunit alpha: MTSRPVTRIDAKVAALSAEGRPALVTFVTAGDPDYDTSLAILKALPKAGADIVEFGMPFSDPMAEGPPIQASTLRALKAGQTMARTLQMVRDFRADDATTPVVLMGYYNPIYSYGVERFLADAKAAGVDGLIIVDLPPEEDDELCIPALEAGVSFIRLATPTTDDKRLPAVLANTSGFVYYVSITGITGTASADPTRVADAVARIKRHTDLPVMVGFGVRTGEQARAIAAAADGAVVGSALVNAVRDSLEDGRATARTVPAVTGLVEELAAGVRAASRAG, from the coding sequence ATGACCAGCCGCCCCGTCACCCGCATCGACGCCAAGGTCGCCGCCCTTTCCGCCGAGGGCAGGCCCGCGCTCGTCACCTTCGTCACCGCCGGCGACCCGGACTACGACACCTCGCTCGCGATCCTGAAGGCGCTGCCGAAGGCCGGCGCCGACATCGTCGAGTTCGGCATGCCGTTCTCCGACCCGATGGCCGAGGGGCCGCCGATCCAGGCGTCGACGCTGCGCGCCCTCAAGGCCGGCCAGACCATGGCGCGGACGCTGCAGATGGTGCGCGACTTCCGCGCGGACGACGCCACCACGCCTGTGGTGCTGATGGGCTACTACAACCCGATCTACAGCTACGGTGTCGAGCGCTTCCTCGCCGACGCCAAGGCGGCCGGCGTCGACGGCCTGATCATCGTCGACCTGCCGCCGGAGGAGGACGACGAGCTCTGCATCCCCGCGCTCGAGGCCGGGGTGTCCTTCATCCGTCTCGCCACGCCGACCACCGACGACAAGCGGCTGCCGGCGGTGCTCGCGAACACCTCGGGCTTCGTCTACTACGTCTCGATCACCGGCATCACCGGCACCGCCTCGGCCGATCCGACCCGCGTCGCCGACGCGGTCGCGCGCATCAAGCGCCACACCGACCTGCCGGTGATGGTCGGCTTCGGCGTGCGCACCGGCGAGCAGGCCCGTGCCATCGCGGCGGCCGCCGATGGCGCGGTGGTGGGTTCCGCCCTCGTCAACGCGGTGCGCGACAGCCTCGAGGACGGCCGGGCGACGGCGCGGACCGTGCCGGCGGTGACGGGTCTCGTCGAGGAGCTCGCGGCCGGCGTGCGCGCGGCGTCCCGCGCCGGTTAG
- a CDS encoding phosphoribosylanthranilate isomerase, which yields MSAPFLVKICGLSTPASIDAAVDAGADMIGLVHFARSPRHVDADAAARLADHARGRAAVVLLTVDADDALLDALVARIRPDVVQLHGREDVARVAAVRARTRLKVAKALGIASADDVDRARDHDRGSADYLLFDAKPPKDATRPGGLGAPFDWDLLAGAAFATPVLLSGGLGPTNVGEAVRRTRPAGVDVSSGVESAPGVKDDAKIRAFVAAARAAAAEIAPPEDAARGAADASTRQTRQR from the coding sequence ATGTCCGCACCCTTCCTCGTCAAGATCTGCGGCCTCTCGACGCCCGCCTCTATCGACGCCGCCGTCGACGCCGGCGCCGACATGATCGGCCTCGTCCACTTCGCCCGCAGCCCGCGCCACGTCGACGCCGACGCCGCGGCGCGGCTGGCCGACCACGCCCGCGGCCGTGCCGCGGTGGTGCTGCTGACGGTGGACGCCGACGACGCCCTCCTCGACGCCCTGGTGGCGCGGATCCGCCCCGACGTGGTGCAGTTGCACGGCCGCGAGGACGTCGCGCGGGTCGCGGCGGTGCGGGCGCGCACCCGCCTGAAGGTCGCCAAGGCGCTCGGCATCGCCTCGGCCGACGACGTCGACCGCGCCCGCGACCACGACCGCGGCAGTGCCGACTACCTGCTGTTCGACGCCAAGCCGCCGAAGGACGCGACGCGGCCGGGCGGGCTCGGCGCGCCGTTCGACTGGGACCTCCTCGCCGGCGCCGCCTTCGCCACGCCCGTCTTGCTTTCGGGGGGGCTCGGCCCTACCAACGTCGGCGAGGCGGTGCGACGGACGCGGCCGGCGGGCGTCGACGTCTCCTCGGGGGTGGAGAGCGCCCCCGGCGTCAAGGACGACGCCAAGATCCGCGCCTTCGTCGCGGCCGCGCGCGCGGCGGCGGCGGAGATCGCGCCACCGGAGGACGCCGCCCGCGGGGCGGCCGACGCGTCGACGAGGCAGACGAGGCAGAGATGA
- a CDS encoding TMEM43 family protein: MARDRFTEVTSVSWFGRLKRSVGGVVFGLLLLVVATIGLFWNEGRAVTTARSLAEGKGLVVSVDAGTIDRANEGRLVHVAAPVTLDGEVADDVFPVRAAAIRLVRRVEMYQWRQSSQSETRKTLGGGEETVTTYSYDKVWQEGRIDSSDFREPSGHDNPSLPVESRTVSAASARLGAFRIDEGVLDQVGSERPLAVDAARADDFAAALGDGRRARVVGGEVRIGTDPDRPAVGDLRIRFATVPPGPVSAIGRQTGDGLSAYQTESGDALLMAEDGTVAADVMFAHAESANTTLTWVIRLVGVLATWIGFALVLGPLSVVFDVIPFLGSLVGFGTGLVAAVLTAVTAPVVIAVAWFWYRPLVSLAVLAVAGLLVAFLMWRGRARAATAT, translated from the coding sequence ATGGCGCGCGATCGGTTCACGGAAGTCACGTCGGTGTCGTGGTTCGGCCGGCTGAAGCGGTCGGTCGGCGGGGTGGTGTTCGGGCTGCTGCTGCTGGTCGTCGCCACGATCGGCCTGTTCTGGAACGAGGGCCGCGCGGTGACGACGGCGCGCTCGCTCGCCGAGGGCAAGGGCCTCGTGGTCTCGGTCGACGCCGGCACGATCGACCGCGCGAACGAGGGCCGGCTGGTCCACGTCGCAGCGCCGGTGACCCTCGACGGCGAGGTCGCCGACGACGTCTTCCCGGTCCGGGCCGCCGCGATCCGGCTGGTGCGCCGGGTCGAGATGTACCAGTGGCGCCAGAGTTCGCAGTCGGAGACGCGCAAGACCCTCGGCGGCGGCGAGGAGACGGTCACCACCTACAGCTACGACAAGGTCTGGCAGGAGGGGCGGATCGATTCCTCCGACTTCCGCGAGCCATCCGGCCACGACAACCCATCGCTGCCGGTGGAGAGCCGCACCGTCTCGGCCGCGAGCGCCCGGCTCGGCGCCTTCCGGATCGACGAGGGCGTGCTCGACCAGGTCGGCAGCGAACGCCCGCTCGCCGTCGACGCGGCCCGCGCCGACGACTTCGCCGCCGCACTCGGCGACGGCCGCCGCGCCCGAGTCGTCGGCGGCGAGGTCCGGATCGGCACCGATCCGGACCGGCCCGCGGTCGGCGACCTCAGGATCCGCTTCGCCACGGTGCCGCCGGGACCCGTCAGCGCGATCGGGCGGCAGACCGGCGACGGCCTTTCCGCCTACCAGACCGAGAGCGGCGACGCGCTCCTGATGGCCGAGGACGGCACCGTGGCCGCCGACGTGATGTTCGCCCACGCCGAGAGCGCCAACACCACCCTGACCTGGGTGATCCGCCTCGTCGGCGTGCTGGCGACCTGGATCGGCTTCGCGCTGGTGCTCGGGCCGCTGTCGGTGGTGTTCGACGTGATCCCCTTCCTCGGCTCGCTGGTCGGCTTCGGCACCGGGCTGGTGGCGGCCGTGCTGACGGCGGTGACGGCGCCGGTGGTGATCGCGGTGGCGTGGTTCTGGTACCGGCCGCTGGTGTCGCTGGCCGTGCTCGCGGTCGCGGGTCTGCTGGTCGCGTTCCTGATGTGGCGCGGCCGGGCCCGGGCCGCGACGGCGACCTGA